One Methylorubrum extorquens genomic window, CTGATCCTGAAGGGCATCCTCGATCCCGAGGACGCGGCCGCGGCCGTCAACACCGGCGCGGAGGCGCTCATCGTCTCGAACCATGGCGGACGTCAGCTCGACGGGGCGATCTCCTCGATCGCGGCGCTTCCCGAGATCGTGGCCGAGGTCGGCCACCGCACCGAGGTCTTCATGGACGGCGGCATCCGCTCGGGCCAGGACGTCATCAAGGCGGTCGCCCTCGGCGCCAAGGGCGTCTTCATCGGTCGCCCCTACGTCTACGGCGTCGGGGCTTTGGGCGAGCGCGGCGTCACGCACTGCCTCGACATCATCCGCAAGGAGCTCGACATGACGATGGCCTTCTGCGGACGGCGCGACATCCGCACTGTCGATGGCGATATTCTCCACCGTCCGCGCGGGTCATCGCCGCAGCCGGGCCTCGTCGAGCGCCGCCCGCGCCCGCTCGGTCCGGCGCGCCAAGCGGGCTGAGGCGGGAACGACGAGAAAGGACGGATCATGACACTCTATCGGTTGGGTGAGCACGCCCCGCACATCGCGGACGCGAACCGGGTCTGGATCGCGCCGGGCACTCACGTCATCGGCCGTGTACGCATCGGCCTCGATGTCGGCATCTGGTTCGGGGCGGTGATCCGCGGCGATAACGATCCGATCGCGATTGGCGACCGCACCAACATCCAGGACGGGGCGGTGCTGCACGCCGACCCCGGCTTTCCGCTCACGATCGGGGAGGGCGTCACCATCGGGCACGGCGCCATCGTCCACGGCTGCACGATCGGCGACGACACATTGATCGGCATGGGCGCCACAGTGCTCAACGGGGCCCGGATCGGCCGGGGCTGCATCGTCGGCGCGAACGCCCTCGTCCGTGAGGGCGCCGAGTTTCCCGACGGCAGTCTCATCGTCGGAGTGCCCGCCAAAGCGGTCCCGGCCAGGGAGATGGACATCACCGCGATGACGCGGATGGCGGCCGAGCAGTATGTCGGCAACGGCAAGCGGTTCCTGAGAGAGTTGGAGCCAGTTGTGCCGGAACGTTCTTGAGTCGCCGCCGACGCAGCGGCCAGCGCGATCAGAGGCGGTTAGCAGAACAGAGCTTCGGGGGCGTGTCGAAGATCAAAGAACCGGCTCTGAGCCGGAGGCTATGACTGTCATCGGGAACAGATGAGGCGCCTGTCAGTTGCCGCTTCGACTGCCAGCGGGAGTTCTGCCATCATGTTGCAATCGGCTCGGGCCCTGATCATCTGTGCCTTGCTTGGTGGAGCGGCTCTTCCCAGCAGTGCGGCGGCCTTGCCGAACGCACGCGATGCCGGATTGACGAACGTCTCCAGAACGACGCAGGTCCGTGATCAGCGGAAGTATCGTAGGGCCCATAGGACTCCACAACGCGTCATGGGCCTAAAGCCCGGACCCGACCCGCGCCGTGGCCGCCTTCTGCGCCTTCCGCGTTAAGCCCATTCATCGATGGCACTAGGTGTTTGATCCCAGGGTTCGATGGTGCACTTTTCACGTCGGAGTGGAGGGACGCGCAACAGGCCAGGTTCTTCACGGCAGCGCTACAACGAAGGCGGCGATCCGTCGAGCGGCCAGCATCGTCAAGCGAGCCTAAGGGCGCTCTCGAAGCGCCATGGGATCAACCAAAAGACGGTCCCCAAGTGGAGGCAGCGGAGCTCGGTCGCCGACCAGCGCACGGGGCCGAAGGATCCGCATTCAACCGTGCTGTCACCCGAGGACGAGGCGGTGGTGGTCGCCTTTCGTCGCCACACGCTCCTGCCGCAGGACGACTGCCTCTACGCGCTCCAGGCCACGATCCCGCACCTGACCCGTTCGTCGCTGCATCGCTGCCTACAGCGCCACGCTATCAGCCGATGGCACCCCTTAGAGCCGTATCCGACCTGATTGCATCAGGCCGGCGTCTCTCGATCCTTGTTTTGACGCGCACTCTTTCGACGAACCGGTTTCCACTTCGTCGGAATGCGCTCTAACCACGCCCGGCAACGTCGCTTCGGCCGCTTCCATTATCAGGGAGGCGATTGCAGCCGGCGAGACGTTCCGCGCTCGCAGCTTCGAGTCCGCCTGCGCCCGCAACACTATCGTCCATCGCCTCACCAAGCCGCGGCACCCCTGGACGAATGGGCAAGTCGAGCGGATGAACCGCACGATCAAGGACGCGACGGTCAAGCGCTATCATTACGATCGCCACGCACAGCTTCAGGCCATCTGGCCGACTTCGTCAGCGCCTACAACTTTGGCCGCCGCCTGAAGACCCTGCGGGGCCACACGCCCTATGAAGCCATCTGCGAGGCAGGGTCTGCTGACCCAGGCAAATTCAGGTCAGACCCGCTCCACCGAATGCCGGGACCAAACAGTGAGACGACGCTGCTTCCTCTCATCATGGCATGACCAGATCGCATCAACCACCGGTCTCCGACATGCGTCGGGCGAGGTTAGGGGGTGCGCCATGGCGAAAGACGAAATCGTGGCCCTTCGGCTTTCGGCCGATGGCCTGATCGATCAGGCTTACGACAGCGTCATCCGCGCCGGCGGTCCGCAGCATCGTCCGCAGGTCGGTGGCGTCGTCTTGGCCTAGGCAGCTATGCAGGATACCGGCCGCGGTGACCCGCACCCGATTGCAATCCGCGCAGAAATTGTGAGTGTGCGGCGTGATGAAACCTATCAGACCGCCCGTCTCGGCGACCCGCGCGTAGCGGGCTGGGCCGCCGCTGCGCATAGAAAGGTCGGAGAGGGTCCAGCGCTCCGCGATCCGCTGCCGCAGGAGGTCGAGGGGCAAGTATTGATCGAGCCGGTCGACGCCGACATCGCCCAGCGGCATGGTCTCGATCAGGCTGAGCGCCATGTCCCGGCCGTGGGCGAAGGCGATGAGATCGTGGATCTCCTGCTCGGTCCCGTCCTTCAGCGCCACCACGTTGAGCTTGACCGTGAGCCCCGCCGCTTGGGCCGCCGCGATCCCGTGCAGCACCTTGGCGAGCGAGCCGCCGCGGGTCAGCACTCGGAACCGCTCGGAGTCGAGGGTGTCGAGCGAGACGTTGATCCGGCGCACCCCCGCCCGGGCCAAGTCCTCCGCGAAGCGGGCGAGCTGCGTTCCGTTGGTGGTGAGGGTGAGTTCGCGCAGCGCGCCGGTGCGCAGCGGCTCGGAGAGCGCCGCGAACAGGTCGAGGATGCCCGGTCGCACCAGCGGCTCGCCGCCGGTGATGCGCAGCTTGTCGATGCCGCGGGCGATGAACAGCCGGGCCAGCCGTGTCAGTTCCTCCAGGCTCAGGATGTCCCGCCGGGGGCGGAAGCTCATATCCTCCGACATGCAGTAGACGCAGCGCAGGTCGCACCGGTCGGTGACCGAGAGGCGCAGATAGGTCACACGCCGTCCGA contains:
- a CDS encoding gamma carbonic anhydrase family protein, producing the protein MTLYRLGEHAPHIADANRVWIAPGTHVIGRVRIGLDVGIWFGAVIRGDNDPIAIGDRTNIQDGAVLHADPGFPLTIGEGVTIGHGAIVHGCTIGDDTLIGMGATVLNGARIGRGCIVGANALVREGAEFPDGSLIVGVPAKAVPAREMDITAMTRMAAEQYVGNGKRFLRELEPVVPERS
- the moaA gene encoding GTP 3',8-cyclase MoaA, which produces MASQGAAPACGLIDGFGRRVTYLRLSVTDRCDLRCVYCMSEDMSFRPRRDILSLEELTRLARLFIARGIDKLRITGGEPLVRPGILDLFAALSEPLRTGALRELTLTTNGTQLARFAEDLARAGVRRINVSLDTLDSERFRVLTRGGSLAKVLHGIAAAQAAGLTVKLNVVALKDGTEQEIHDLIAFAHGRDMALSLIETMPLGDVGVDRLDQYLPLDLLRQRIAERWTLSDLSMRSGGPARYARVAETGGLIGFITPHTHNFCADCNRVRVTAAGILHSCLGQDDATDLRTMLRTAGADDAVVSLIDQAIGRKPKGHDFVFRHGAPPNLARRMSETGG